Below is a genomic region from bacterium.
CTGCAACAGCGTAAAGAAATTGAAACGGAAAACGGTATTCGTGATGAGATGTCGCGACGTGCTGAACTTGCAGCAATGACAAGTAATGCACTGAAATGTATTCATGAAGAATTCGCAGGGGAGACTCGTGATCGCCTAGGCGCGAGTGCAACTAAATATTTCCGTGAACTCCTCGACGCTGAAAGTAAACAGACATTGCGAGATGTAGTCGTTGATTCTGACTACAGTATTCAAGTGTATGATAGATGGCAAAAGCCTTTCTTGGCCAACATTTCAGCAGGTCAGCGACAGATTATGTCTATTGCATTTATTGCGGCGCTTGCAGAGGCTGCGGCCGGTACATCTGTTCTTGAAATGCCGCTCTTTATGGATACGCCATTTGGTCGACTATCGCATGAACACAGACGTAATCTTTTAGTAAATGTGCCTGGATGGTGTACTCAATGGGTGTTGCTCGCGACTGATACAGAGTTTGGAAGGTTTGAGGCCAAGATTCTACGCGACACGAATAAGTGGTCTCATTTCTATGTCCTGAAGGGCGCAGGCGCCGGAAGCACGAAGATCGAATCTGTGGCCGTTGATCAAGCCGATGGCCTGCTGCGTGATGAAGCGGAGGTGGTGTAACATGAATATGGCTCAAGATATTCGCGTCCGAACGGACCAGCATTATCGGACTCTGTATAATGACTGCCGTAATTTTGTTGCAAAGGATATGCACGAGATTTTTTTTCTTTGCGTCTGTCTCGGCTATCGGGATGGAAAGCGCAAACCTCTGGGGCGTAGCAAGGAAGACCGTTTTTGGTCGAATACAATTACCCCAGAGGAGTATGCGAGCTTTTATGCGATTATGATCGAATCCAATAATATGGATTTCTCTTCTATCTCAGACGATAGATTAGTCATCGCGACAATGGAAGAATACGCTAATGCAGGTATGCAAATCTTGTTGGATGATGTGCTTGCCGACTATATTTTGAAACGCGGTGATGATCTGCATTTGGATCCAAGTTGCTCGAAAGAACTTCCCAAAGTGCTGCTCGCTCATGTGTATGAGAAGGCTGGGCAATAACTTTGGCTGATGGAACTGGTGAAATCAAAGAGGCACGATAATTAGAGCATTGATATCTTGATATAAAATGCAGTATATATCTGCAATATGCAGATTAGAAATGCACATTTATCGATATCTGGGATGGTTGGGATGTGTGGCGACCGTGAGGTGTTTGTTGGTTTTGCCCCGGCCAAGACCCTCCATTTGGTATCGTTTGCGGATACCTTGGACGAAGACACAGGGATAGGTTACCAGCGTCCACGAGACCGTGGCCACAGTTTGGATTTCAAACGTTACATCAGCACTCCCGGGGCATCGACGATTCCTCTGACGTTTAATTTGCGGCAAGATCTCAAGAAATTTTGGCGGATTGAAAGGGAAGGGGGAAAGGCTATTTTGTGGATAAACCCTGATGCCGCATGTCTTGCTCAAGTCGACTGCCAACATCGTCTTGGCGAATTGGCTGATTCTGACATCAATCTAGCTTTTATGGCATTTATTGGCCTCGATCTTCGGGGAGAGATGGCGATGTTCACCATCATCAATAGTAAAGTGCGCGGACTGCAGTCATCCCTTACAGACTTCCACGAAAGCAACTTAATCGAAAACCTCGTCCAGGATGCACCGCAACTTTTTCTTGCAAGGAAACTAAATGAAAATTGCGACTCCCCTTGGTTTAAAATGATCCGTTATGGTGGCGAAACGAGTTCAGGGATGCAACGACGTACGTCACTTAGGATGATGCAAACGGCGATTAGGCACTTATTGACCCGCATTCGGGCAGTGGCTGGCTACAATGTAAATGGAGTTTATGATTTGTTGCTCAATTATTGGGGTGCTGTGGCATATGTGTTTGATGCGGAATGGCAGTCGCCGCGTGAACATCTGTTAACGAAGGGTGTTGGGCTGCATGCTCTCACTGAACTGTTGGGGACTATTGTGCAACGAGAGAAAAGGGTTGATTTGAGTCGTGGCGAACTGATCGAGAAGTTGAAAGCGCTGAAGGATAATATTGACTGGGGCCGAAAGGGAACTTTCGCTGATGCTGGCGGGAGAAAAGGGGCGTCGGCAGCGCATGAGACCCTTAGAAGGAGTCTTGGGATATGAGAGTTCTTCTTGTTGAACCACAGTACCGGCGTAGTGGTATGCTGAGTGAAGAGTCCGAGATTATTGAAGATAGCGGGGAATTGCCTACGAAGGTCGTTGCCTCGCAACGCAACGAGGATACTCTTTGGTATCCTCCCCTTGGACTTATGAAGCTGGCGCGCTTCCATAAAAAACGTGGGGATGAAGTCGTTTTCGTCAGAGGGTGTGATCGGAAGGTCGCGATGGCCGTGGATGCTGTGGAGGGAAAAGGCATGTGGGATCGTGTCTACATCACAACTCTTTTCACATTTCACTGGGATACCATAGTTGAAACGATCAGGTTTTATAAGGAAGCTGTAGGCGGAACAGCCGGGAAAATATTTGTCGGCGGAATTATGGCCTCGATGATGCCTGACGACCTATTCGAGGAGACCGGAATTTATCCTGTAACGGGAATAGTTAATACCCCAGGTCAAATCGGTTTGGAGGGGACTGAGGTAATTGATTCACTCCCGCCTGATTACTCGATCCTTGATCGGCGACAATACGCAATTAACGATACTTATTATGCCTACACTTCGAGAGGTTGTGTAAATAAGTGTGGTTGGTGCGGTGTTCCCAGGATCGAGCCGACATATCAGGAGTACATCGACATTAAGCCGACAATTAGAACTCTTAGGGATGAATACGGGGACAAGCCAAAGTTGAAGTTAATGGACAACAATGTGCTCGCATCCGATCAACTTGGGAAAATTATCGATGATCTGGTTGAACTCGGTTATGGCCGCGGTAAATTTACGGAAACTAAACCAAAAAGAAATCGGGTTGTTGATTTTAATCAAGGGTTGGATGCAAGTTTCTTGGACGATGCGCGCATGAGCCTGCTCGCAAAGCTGAACATCAAGCCAATGCGAATCGCTTTTGATCGGGCCATTGAGCGAGATGTCTATGTGAAAGCCTTGGGTATTGCTAAAGAGCACGGAGTTCAGGAGTTCTCAAACTACATGCTATATAATTGGCGGGATACCCCGCATGATTTGTATGCGCGGTTGATTGTGAATATTGAGATGAATGAAAAATGGGGAAAGGGGAATAATGGACAGGCAGAAGCTGAAATATACAGCTACCCGATGAGGTTTGCCCCTATCAATGATGAACTTGGTACGCATGCGAATCGCAAAAGAGATGCCCGTCCCATGGTCGCCAATAGTGACCGCAATTGGCTGAAAGATGCCGTGTGGACTCCACGCTTTGTCCGGAATATCGAGATCATGAAAGGGGCGGCACACGGCTGCATCTCCCCGACACCAACTCTTGCTTGGCGTACTATCGGTCAGACATATGAAGAATTTCTGGCGAACCTTTATATGCCAGAAGAACTATTACGCAACCGGAATAAGCATGAAAATAGGGTATATAAATATGAACCCAAACGTAAGCCTGGGACGGGGCTGATCGAAGGGTTTCGTTCTTTTGTTTCAAAACTGCTGAAGGTAAACGATTCTAGATTTCAGATATTTCATGCTGCGGTAAGAGGGAATTCTTCCGAACAGGTTAGGCGTGCGATAGAAATTTGTAACGACAAGGAAATGAAAAAATGGCTCCAATTATACCTCAAGAAATAGAAGGTCGACGCAGTATCTCCGCTCATATAGGCCGGCAGATTCTAGATGTGATCACAGCGGGTATGTATTCTGACCCGCGTATG
It encodes:
- a CDS encoding DGQHR domain-containing protein, whose translation is MCGDREVFVGFAPAKTLHLVSFADTLDEDTGIGYQRPRDRGHSLDFKRYISTPGASTIPLTFNLRQDLKKFWRIEREGGKAILWINPDAACLAQVDCQHRLGELADSDINLAFMAFIGLDLRGEMAMFTIINSKVRGLQSSLTDFHESNLIENLVQDAPQLFLARKLNENCDSPWFKMIRYGGETSSGMQRRTSLRMMQTAIRHLLTRIRAVAGYNVNGVYDLLLNYWGAVAYVFDAEWQSPREHLLTKGVGLHALTELLGTIVQREKRVDLSRGELIEKLKALKDNIDWGRKGTFADAGGRKGASAAHETLRRSLGI